One Phaseolus vulgaris cultivar G19833 chromosome 2, P. vulgaris v2.0, whole genome shotgun sequence DNA window includes the following coding sequences:
- the LOC137811860 gene encoding outer envelope protein 64, mitochondrial-like isoform X2, translating into MSQSLKLIKEHASNPKFWLIIGVGVAGIVVLVETRRRTRRNKTHKQDFGAFVERFEILPFPQLPPSAAKQSLSALTFAINETFDVKDYVTGFGNPTWKSTHKKAEKTALVVTALLKSGATCVGKTVVDEFSFGISGENKYYGTPTNPRMPSCAPGGSSCGSAVAVAAGLVDFAVGTDTIGCVRIPAAFCGIFGFRPSHGAVSTIGVLPNAQSLDTIGWFACDPSILHRVGHVLLQLSSVETKRSRRIIFADDLFQLSTIPTQRTIHVIGKAIENMSGYQDPKHLNLCQYIDSKVPSLRLHEQSTHRQNETSILKTLSSVMLSLQGYEFKTNYEEWVKSLKFKLGRVSDHVIAAISTVYDNIKALYKVRTEMRGAFQSLLKDDGILVIPTVADSQLKLNTTKGFSSEFHDRTFALSSIASVSGCCQVTIPLGYHDGCCVSVSFISFHGADKFLLDAVLDIYSTLREQVSVGFDLVSLPDISGNMETSELLKEKNVKAYLRRGAARESLLCYEEALEDFKHALVLEPQNKDASLAEKRLRKLMS; encoded by the exons ATGTCCCAATCACTGAAGCTAATCAAGGAACATGCCTCCAACCCCAAATTCTGGTTGATCATCGGAGTAGGAGTTGCCGGAATCGTCGTTCTGGTGGAGACACGGCGTAGAACACGGCGGAATAAAACACACAAACAAGACTTTGGTGCTTTTGTTGAGCGTTTTGAGATACTTCCCTTTCCTCAGCTTCCTCCTTCTGCTGCCAAACAATCGCTCTCTGCTCTAACCTTTGCCATAAACGAAAC ATTTGATGTGAAAGACTATGTGACGGGCTTTGGAAATCCTACGTGGAAGAGTACACACAAGAAAGCGGAGAAGACTGCTCTTGTGGTGACTGCTCTGCTCAAGAGTGGGGCCACTTGTGTTGGCAAGACTGTTGTGGATGAGTTCTCTTTTGG GATTTCTGGTGAGAACAAGTATTATGGAACTCCAACTAATCCTCGGATGCCATCGTGTGCACCAGGAGGGTCTTCTTGTGGTTCAGCAGTGGCTGTTGCTGCAGGGCTTGTGGACTTTGCTGTTG GTACTGATACTATAGGATGTGTGAGAATTCCAGCAGCATTCTGTGGTATTTTTGGTTTTCGACCATCCCATGGGGCTGTATCAACTATTGGAGTTCTTCCAAATGCACAAAGCTTAGACACTATTG GATGGTTTGCTTGTGATCCATCTATCTTGCATCGCGTTGGACATGTTTTACTTCAATTGAGTTCTGTGGAGACCAAAAGGTCCAGGCGTATCATATTTGCTGATGATCTTTTTCAGTTATCTACAATTCCTACACAGAGGACAATACATGTTATTGGTAAAGCTATTGAGAATATGTCTGGGT ATCAGGATCCAAAGCATTTGAATCTCTGTCAGTACATTGACTCTAAGGTGCCCAGTCTAAGGCTTCATGAGCAATCAACACACCGGCAAAATGAAACATCTATATTGAAAACTCTCTCTTCGGTTATGCTTTCATTACAAGG GTATGAATTTAAGACCAATTATGAAGAATGGGTTAAATCACTCAAATTCAAGTTAGGTCGTGTGTCTGATCATGTTATTGCAGCCATTAGTACAGTATATGATAATATAAAAGCCTTGTATAAAGTCAGGACTGAGATGCGAGGTGCTTTTCAGAGTCTATTAAAG GATGATGGAATACTAGTTATTCCTACGGTAGCAGACAGTCAATTAAAGCTTAAtacaacaaaaggtttttcTTCTGAGTTCCATGACAGAACATTTGCATTATCGAGCATTGCTAGTGTGTCTGGATGTTGTCAG GTTACAATTCCATTAGGATATCATGATGGTTGTTGTGTGTCTGTTTCATTCATCTCTTTTCATGGAGCTGATAAATTTCTTTTAGATGCCGTCTTGGATATTTATTCAACTCTTCGAGAACAAGTTAGTGTTGGTTTTGATTTGGTGTCATTACCTGATATTAGTGGCAACATGGAAACTTCTGAACTTTTGAAAGAGAAG AATGTGAAGGCATATCTGCGACGTGGAGCTGCTAGAGAATCACTACTATGTTATGAAGAGGCACTTGAAG ATTTCAAGCATGCTCTTGTTCTTGAACCACAAAACAAGGATGCTAGCCTAGCTGAGAAAAGACTTAGAAAATTGATGAGTTAA
- the LOC137811860 gene encoding outer envelope protein 64, mitochondrial-like isoform X1: MSQSLKLIKEHASNPKFWLIIGVGVAGIVVLVETRRRTRRNKTHKQDFGAFVERFEILPFPQLPPSAAKQSLSALTFAINETFDVKDYVTGFGNPTWKSTHKKAEKTALVVTALLKSGATCVGKTVVDEFSFGISGENKYYGTPTNPRMPSCAPGGSSCGSAVAVAAGLVDFAVGTDTIGCVRIPAAFCGIFGFRPSHGAVSTIGVLPNAQSLDTIGWFACDPSILHRVGHVLLQLSSVETKRSRRIIFADDLFQLSTIPTQRTIHVIGKAIENMSGYQDPKHLNLCQYIDSKVPSLRLHEQSTHRQNETSILKTLSSVMLSLQGYEFKTNYEEWVKSLKFKLGRVSDHVIAAISTVYDNIKALYKVRTEMRGAFQSLLKDDGILVIPTVADSQLKLNTTKGFSSEFHDRTFALSSIASVSGCCQVTIPLGYHDGCCVSVSFISFHGADKFLLDAVLDIYSTLREQVSVGFDLVSLPDISGNMETSELLKEKGNAAFKERQWSKALSYYTEAIKLNGTNTTYYCNRAAAHLKLGCFQHAAEDCSKAILLDKKNVKAYLRRGAARESLLCYEEALEDFKHALVLEPQNKDASLAEKRLRKLMS; this comes from the exons ATGTCCCAATCACTGAAGCTAATCAAGGAACATGCCTCCAACCCCAAATTCTGGTTGATCATCGGAGTAGGAGTTGCCGGAATCGTCGTTCTGGTGGAGACACGGCGTAGAACACGGCGGAATAAAACACACAAACAAGACTTTGGTGCTTTTGTTGAGCGTTTTGAGATACTTCCCTTTCCTCAGCTTCCTCCTTCTGCTGCCAAACAATCGCTCTCTGCTCTAACCTTTGCCATAAACGAAAC ATTTGATGTGAAAGACTATGTGACGGGCTTTGGAAATCCTACGTGGAAGAGTACACACAAGAAAGCGGAGAAGACTGCTCTTGTGGTGACTGCTCTGCTCAAGAGTGGGGCCACTTGTGTTGGCAAGACTGTTGTGGATGAGTTCTCTTTTGG GATTTCTGGTGAGAACAAGTATTATGGAACTCCAACTAATCCTCGGATGCCATCGTGTGCACCAGGAGGGTCTTCTTGTGGTTCAGCAGTGGCTGTTGCTGCAGGGCTTGTGGACTTTGCTGTTG GTACTGATACTATAGGATGTGTGAGAATTCCAGCAGCATTCTGTGGTATTTTTGGTTTTCGACCATCCCATGGGGCTGTATCAACTATTGGAGTTCTTCCAAATGCACAAAGCTTAGACACTATTG GATGGTTTGCTTGTGATCCATCTATCTTGCATCGCGTTGGACATGTTTTACTTCAATTGAGTTCTGTGGAGACCAAAAGGTCCAGGCGTATCATATTTGCTGATGATCTTTTTCAGTTATCTACAATTCCTACACAGAGGACAATACATGTTATTGGTAAAGCTATTGAGAATATGTCTGGGT ATCAGGATCCAAAGCATTTGAATCTCTGTCAGTACATTGACTCTAAGGTGCCCAGTCTAAGGCTTCATGAGCAATCAACACACCGGCAAAATGAAACATCTATATTGAAAACTCTCTCTTCGGTTATGCTTTCATTACAAGG GTATGAATTTAAGACCAATTATGAAGAATGGGTTAAATCACTCAAATTCAAGTTAGGTCGTGTGTCTGATCATGTTATTGCAGCCATTAGTACAGTATATGATAATATAAAAGCCTTGTATAAAGTCAGGACTGAGATGCGAGGTGCTTTTCAGAGTCTATTAAAG GATGATGGAATACTAGTTATTCCTACGGTAGCAGACAGTCAATTAAAGCTTAAtacaacaaaaggtttttcTTCTGAGTTCCATGACAGAACATTTGCATTATCGAGCATTGCTAGTGTGTCTGGATGTTGTCAG GTTACAATTCCATTAGGATATCATGATGGTTGTTGTGTGTCTGTTTCATTCATCTCTTTTCATGGAGCTGATAAATTTCTTTTAGATGCCGTCTTGGATATTTATTCAACTCTTCGAGAACAAGTTAGTGTTGGTTTTGATTTGGTGTCATTACCTGATATTAGTGGCAACATGGAAACTTCTGAACTTTTGAAAGAGAAG GGAAATGCAGCATTCAAAGAAAGGCAGTGGAGTAAGGCACTCAGTTACTACACCGAGGCCATCAAATTGAATGGGACGAATACAACGTACTACTGCAATCGAGCAGCTGCTCATTTAAAGTTAGGATG CTTTCAGCACGCTGCAGAAGACTGCAGCAAGGCAATATTGCTTGATAAAAAG AATGTGAAGGCATATCTGCGACGTGGAGCTGCTAGAGAATCACTACTATGTTATGAAGAGGCACTTGAAG ATTTCAAGCATGCTCTTGTTCTTGAACCACAAAACAAGGATGCTAGCCTAGCTGAGAAAAGACTTAGAAAATTGATGAGTTAA